One region of Culex pipiens pallens isolate TS chromosome 2, TS_CPP_V2, whole genome shotgun sequence genomic DNA includes:
- the LOC120415486 gene encoding collagen alpha-1(IV) chain — translation MGTPVKWLITTTLLLWFGQHTTAQFWQDLTGGVGLFNRNDRDYARPPAQPYIDPSYNVIDTVSGAQGPPSRNCTSGTGCCTPKCFAEKGNRGFPGPPGLQGPKGMQGFTGAEGLPGSKGSKGEPGPIGPLGVKGDRGREGLPGYPGVPGTNGLPGVAGAPGIPGVDGCNGTDGLPGLPGLKGEPGPRGYPGIRGDKGEKGEGAREPENYNKGQKGEPGHDGAEGLQGRQGSPGERGSEGRPGQPGIPGPGGPKGDKGIKGFCIKGIKGEKGEKGVEIGSVSGSETVTGPQGQKGDKGIDGVPGISGEKGQAGERGPSGDRGLKGEKGLPGQPGPRGRDGNFGPVGLTGQKGDRGIEGLHGLKGNPGPKGESGRDGSAGLQGIPGPPGPPGGGEGRPGAPGPKGPRGYPGPQGPKGMDGFPGDPGPRGQVGPKGGQGIPGRPGPEGFPGDKGEKGEGGAIGLPGPQGPRGFPGAPGAEGLRGDTGEPGVGIPGQKGNPGMAGFPGLKGQKGEAGFKGLMGAPGDAKEGRPGLPGRPGRDGEKGESGRPGLPGLKGERGDKGEIGGRCSDCRPGMKGEKGERGYDGTPGRPGTPGPSGERGYPGEMGIDGSPGLRGAPGQKGEPGLAGIPGADGERGESAIVDLNQIKPEKGERGERGEPGPYGPKGDIGPRGPIGQPGQRGFTGPKGDKGRPGEPGIDGTPGASGRDGTPGKPGESIRGESGAKGNPGYPGLKGDKGYAGLKGEAGVCASIPPNLEAAVKGPPGAQGEKGFTGPQGPQGDKGDKGDRGLTGLGGIPGPQGLPGPVGPRGLPGPRGEKGNPGPMGFPGNPGKDGNSGIPGLPGSKGSKGDPGLSMVGPPGPRGAQGLRGPKGDRGGPGDRGDVGQPGIVGYPGEKGDSGTPGISGLPGMVGPKGEPGPKGPAGLPGAPGRPGIDGVKGLMGLKGDVGAQGVIGWPGQKGDTGPPGNDGMKGFQGRKGVQGLPGAAGLPGLQGPKGERGEKGDKGEFGLTGAPGLTGPPGPLGMKGDKGLMGPPGLEGLPGFGGEKGDRGFTGAPGLPGEPGASSEKGQKGEPGAPGLRGVDGRPGLNGMVGIKGEPGLPGYGRQGATGEKGDRGNPGLDGLAGLNGQKGDAGVTGFPGIKGDKGISGLPGIPGSPGMDGAPGPEGAPGLAGLNGEKGSKGEAGRIGERGERGEKGDLGPPGPPGYMGLKGDRGVPGERGTPATVEAIKGDKGESGFPGPVGLPGKPGLPGLVGDMGLQGPPGAQGQPGFPGPPGLNGLQGMKGDIGLIGEKGEPCPVVKGEKGLPGRPGKNGRDGGPGPVGEKGDKGLPGLAGPQGMPGLPGPLGRQGEKGDRGDSGIEGRPGKDGLPGPQGIKGERGFIGEKGNAGPPGFPGPQGEKGDRGRDGRDGFNGPQGMKGDRGPQGLEGPPGLVGLSGEKGDKGLRGPPGLDGVSGEKGQKGETPVLPPQRKGPPGPPGYDGQKGDKGLPGLQGPPGIPGAPGAPGEVGLRGIEGARGLQGLRGEIGLEGRPGRDGFPGTPGPKGDPGAACTHAPDYLTGILLVKHSQSEEIPQCEPGHTKLWDGYSLLYVDGNDYPHNQDLGSAGSCVRKFSTLPILACGQNNVCNYASRNDRTFWLSTSAPIPMMPVSEHEMRPYISRCTVCEATSNVIAVHSQSLAIPECPNGWEGLWIGYSFLMHTAVGHGGGGQSLSAPGSCLEDFRATPFIECNGGKGHCHYYETQTSFWLVSLEDHQQFERPQQQTLKAGNLLSRISRCQVCTRV, via the exons ATGGGCACCCCCGTTAAATG GTTAATAACGACCACGCTTCTTTTATGGTTCGGACAGCATACTACGGCG CAATTCTGGCAAGATCTCACGGGCGGCGTGggcttgttcaaccgaaacgATCGAGACTACGCGCGACCACCGGCACAGCCGTACATCGATCCTAGCTACAATGTGATAGACACGGTCAGTGGTGCCCAAGGGCCACCTTCGCGGAACTGCACCTCGGGAACCGGATGTTGTACGCCAAAGTGTTTCGCCGAAAAGGGCAACCGAGGTTTCCCGGGACCACCGGGCTTGCAAGGCCCCAAGGGTATGCAAGGATTCACCGGTGCCGAAGGTTTGCCCGGAAGCAAGGGCTCCAAGGGAGAACCAGGTCCGATTGGACCGCTCGGAGTTAAGGGTGACCGAGGTCGCGAAGGTCTGCCCGGATATCCGGGTGTTCCCGGAACCAACGGACTACCTGGAGTAGCCGGTGCACCAGGTATCCCTGGTGTTGACGGTTGCAACGGAACGGATGGACTTCCCGGATTGCCTGGTCTCAAGGGTGAACCCGGTCCTCGAGGTTATCCCGGTATTCGAGGTGACAAGGGAGAAAAAGGTGAAGGTGCTCGTGAACCGGAAAACTACAACAAGGGTCAAAAGGGTGAACCAGGCCACGATGGTGCTGAAGGTCTGCAAGGGCGACAAGGATCACCGGGTGAGCGAGGCTCCGAAGGACGACCAGGACAGCCCGGTATTCCTGGACCCGGTGGCCCCAAAGGTGACAAAGGTATCAAGGGCTTCTGCATCAAGGGTATCAAGGGTGAAAAGGGTGAAAAAGGTGTCGAAATTGGATCTGTCAGTGGAAGCGAAACGGTAACTGGTCCCCAAGGTCAAAAGGGCGACAAAGGTATAGATGGAGTGCCCGGCATTTCCGGCGAGAAGGGACAAGCTGGAGAACGTGGACCGTCTGGCGATCGTGGCTTGAAGGGAGAAAAGGGTCTTCCGGGACAACCTGGTCCTAGA gGTCGCGACGGTAACTTTGGTCCAGTTGGTTTGACGGGACAGAAGGGTGACCGAGGTATCGAAGGATTGCACGGATTGAAGGGTAATCCAGGTCCCAAAGGTGAATCTGGAAGAGACGGTTCGGCTGGATTGCAAGGTATTCCCGGACCGCCAGGTCCTCCAGGTGGTGGTGAAGGACGTCCCGGTGCTCCTGGACCAAAAGGTCCCCGCGGTTATCCTGGTCCGCAAGGTCCCAAAGGTATGGATGGATTCCCGGGTGATCCAGGACCACGTGGTCAAGTCGGTCCCAAGGGCGGCCAAGGCATTCCTGGACGACCAGGTCCGGAAGGTTTCCCCGGTGATAAGGGCGAGAAAGGAGAAGGTGGTGCTATAGGATTACCTGGACCGCAAGGACCACGTGGATTCCCCGGTGCTCCTGGAGCGGAAGGTCTCCGAGGAGATACTGGTGAGCCGGGAGTTGGTATTCCTGGTCAGAAGGGTAACCCCGGTATGGCAGG ATTCCCTGGTTTGAAAGGACAGAAAGGTGAAGCTGGTTTCAAGGGATTGATGGGTGCTCCTGGTGACGCGAAGGAAGGTCGCCCTGGTCTGCCAGGTAGACCGGGTCGTGACGGAGAAAAGGGCGAGTCAGGTCGACCAGGTTTGCCAGGACTGAAGGGAGAACGTGGTGACAAGGGAGAGATCGGAGGCCGTTGTTCGGACTGTAGGCCAGGAATGAAAGGCGAGAAGGGAGAACGAGGATACGATGGAACACCTGGGCGCCCGGGTACACCTGGACCGTCCGGCGAACGTGGTTATCCTGGAGAAATGGGTATTGATGGAAGTCCTGGACTGCGTGGTGCACCTGGTCAAAAGGGAGAGCCTGGATTAGCCGGCATACCTGGTGCTGATGGTGAGCGCGGAGAATCGGCCATTGTCGATCTGAATCAGATCAAACCGGAAAAGGGCGAACGAGGTGAACGTGGTGAACCAGGTCCGTATGGTCCGAAGGGAGACATCGGTCCCAGAGGCCCAATTGGTCAACCCGGTCAGAGAGGCTTCACAGGTCCCAAGGGAGATAAGGGAAGGCCCGGAGAGCCAGGAATCGATGGAACACCTGGTGCTTCAGGACGTGACGGTACTCCCGGAAAGCCGGGAGAATCAATCCGAGGAGAAAGTGGTGCTAAGGGCAACCCAGGTTACCCAGGTTTGAAGGGTGACAAAGGATACGCTGGTCTTAAAGGAGAGGCAGGTGTTTGTGCCTCTATTCCACCAAATCTAGAAGCTGCCGTTAAGGGTCCTCCTGGAGCGCAAGGCGAAAAAGGTTTTACTGGTCCGCAGGGTCCTCAGGGCGATAAGGGAGACAAGGGAGATCGTGGTTTGACTGGTCTTGGTGGTATTCCTGGTCCGCAGGGTCTTCCTGGTCCGGTTGGTCCGAGAGGTTTACCAGGCCCTCGCGGTGAAAAGGGTAATCCTGGACCTATGGGCTTCCCCGGCAACCCAGGTAAGGATGGTAATTCTGGTATTCCTGGTCTACCTGGATCCAAGGGCTCTAAGGGTGATCCTGGATTGTCAATGGTTGGTCCACCTGGTCCGCGAGGTGCTCAAGGATTGCGTGGTCCTAAAGGTGATCGTGGTGGCCCTGGTGATCGTGGAGACGTTGGTCAGCCCGGTATTGTCGGTTATCCTGGCGAGAAAGGTGATAGTGGAACTCCTGGAATCTCTGGTTTACCTGGTATGGTTGGTCCTAAGGGAGAACCCGGTCCGAAAGGTCCCGCTGGTCTTCCGGGAGCTCCTGGTCGTCCAGGTATTGATGGTGTTAAGGGTTTGATGGGTTTGAAGGGAGACGTTGGTGCTCAGGGTGTTATTGGTTGGCCAGGACAGAAAGGTGATACGGGTCCTCCCGGTAACGATGGTATGAAAGGTTTCCAGGGTCGCAAGGGAGTTCAAGGATTACCTGGTGCTGCTGGTCTTCCAGGTTTGCAGGGACCTAAGGGCGAACGTGGCGAAAAGGGCGATAAAGGAGAGTTCGGTTTGACTGGAGCTCCAGGTTTGACGGGTCCACCGGGACCTCTCGGTATGAAGGGCGACAAAGGATTGATGGGCCCACCTGGTCTTGAAGGTTTGCCTGGATTCGGCGGCGAGAAGGGAGATCGCGGGTTCACTGGTGCTCCAGGTCTTCCTGGTGAACCTGGTGCGTCTTCGGAGAAGGGACAAAAGGGTGAACCTGGTGCTCCTGGATTACGCGGAGTTGATGGACGACCGGGTCTGAATGGAATGGTTGGAATCAAGGGTGAACCTGGCTTGCCTGGATACGGAAGACAAGGTGCTACCGGCGAAAAGGGAGATCGCGGTAATCCTGGCTTGGATGGTTTGGCTGGACTTAACGGACAGAAGGGTGATGCTGGCGTCACTGGTTTCCCAGGAATTAAGGGCGATAAGGGTATTTCTGGTCTGCCGGGTATTCCTGGATCTCCTGGTATGGATGGTGCTCCGGGTCCTGAAGGCGCTCCTGGTCTAGCTGGATTGAATGGCGAGAAAGGTTCTAAGGGTGAGGCAGGTCGTATTGGAGAGCGTGGTGAGCGAGGAGAAAAGGGTGATTTGGGTCCTCCTGGTCCGCCTGGTTATATGGGACTGAAGGGTGATCGAGGTGTTCCTGGAGAGCGTGGCACACCGGCTACCGTTGAGGCTATCAAGGGTGACAAGGGTGAGTCTGGATTCCCGGGTCCTGTTGGACTGCCAGGAAAGCCTGGATTGCCAGGTTTGGTTGGAGATATGGGTCTTCAGGGTCCACCTGGTGCACAAGGACAGCCAGGTTTCCCAGGACCACCAGGGCTGAACGGACTTCAGGGCATGAAGGGTGATATTGGTTTGATAGGAGAAAAGGGTGAACCTTGTCCGGTTGTTAAGGGTGAGAAGGGTCTGCCGGGACGTCCAGGCAAGAATGGTCGCGATGGTGGTCCAGGACCTGTTGGGGAGAAGGGAGACAAGGGTTTGCCTGGATTGGCCGGACCCCAAGGTATGCCTGGTTTACCTGGTCCGCTTGGAAGACAAGGAGAAAAGGGCGATCGAGGAGATTCGGGTATTGAAGGTCGCCCAGGAAAGGATGGTCTGCCTGGTCCTCAGGGAATTAAGGGAGAGCGAGGCTTCATTGGTGAGAAGGGTAACGCTGGTCCACCAGGATTCCCTGGTCCGCAAGGTGAGAAGGGAGATCGTGGTCGGGATGGTCGCGATGGATTCAACGGACCTCAAGGTATGAAGGGAGATCGTGGTCCACAAGGTTTGGAAGGTCCTCCGGGGTTGGTTGGTTTGTCTGGCGAGAAGGGAGACAAGGGACTTCGTGGTCCTCCTGGATTAGATGGTGTTTCTGGTGAGAAGGGTCAAAAGGGTGAAACTCCAGTGTTGCCACCACAGCGTAAGGGTCCGCCCGGTCCACCTGGTTACGATGGTCAGAAGGGAGACAAGGGCTTGCCTGGATTGCAGGGACCACCTGGTATTCCGGGAGCTCCTGGTGCTCCTGGTGAGGTCGGTCTGCGTGGTATCGAAGGTGCTCGTGGTCTTCAGGGACTTCGCGGTGAAATTGGTTTGGAAGGTCGTCCTGGACGTGATGGCTTCCCTGGAACGCCTGGTCCTAAGGGAGATCCGGGAGCAGCGTGTACGCATGCCCCTGACTATCTTACCGGAATTCTGCTTGTAAAACACAGTCAGTCCGAAGAGATTCCTCAGTGCGAACCGGGCCACACCAAGCTGTGGGACGGTTACTCGCTGTTGTATGTCGACGGAAACGACTACCCGCACAACCAGGATCTGGGTTCGGCCGGTTCTTGTGTGCGCAAGTTCTCTACGCTGCCAATTTTGGCTTGTGGCCAGAACAACGTCTGCAATTATGCCTCTCGAAACGACCGAACTTTCTGGTTGTCCACCTCGGcaccgatcccgatgatgcccGTCAGCGAGCACGAAATGCGACCGTACATTTCGCGCTGTACGGTGTGCGAGGCCACGTCCAACGTGATAGCCGTACACAGCCAGTCGCTAGCCATTCCGGAGTGTCCCAACGGCTGGGAGGGTCTGTGGATCGGCTACAGTTTCTTAATG CACACTGCCGTTGGCCACGGTGGCGGTGGCCAGTCCCTGTCGGCTCCGGGCTCCTGTCTGGAGGACTTCCGGGCCACGCCCTTCATCGAGTGTAACGGTGGCAAGGGCCACTGTCACTACTACGAGACGCAGACCTCGTTCTGGCTCGTTTCGCTCGAGGACCACCAACAGTTCGAGCGGCCACAACAGCAGACCCTCAAGGCTGGTAATTTGCTCTCGAGAATATCCCGATGCCAGGTGTGCACCCGCGTCTAG
- the LOC120415469 gene encoding probable palmitoyltransferase ZDHHC24 — protein sequence MGMKIRKRFLPRCVQDGVATLFMIGIIPVTFWFEVSVVIPGIHGMNSGWNWIHLVPALFLLYNISTNMLATILCDTSCGTEVISVPPDVAVASGQGSRSWHLCSTCEAVAPPRSWHCNACRTCVLKRDHHCVFTGCCIGHKNHRFFIMFVFHLFVATLYSSALNNYFIWYIHGEEFRNWTSFIKMVFPLAMLVIDASTKQYYLVIYLINMIGMLFTGVLLIYHGRLILSGSVVHEQNGRDFDLGRMENLRMVLGERWHLAWLSPFVRSDLPHNGVDWDRVQREAAKSK from the coding sequence ATGGGGATGAAAATTCGGAAGCGTTTCCTGCCCCGTTGCGTCCAGGACGGCGTCGCGACGCTCTTCATGATTGGCATCATTCCAGTCACGTTCTGGTTTGAGGTGTCCGTGGTGATTCCGGGAATCCACGGGATGAATTCGGGCTGGAACTGGATCCACCTGGTGCCGGCGCTATTTTTGCTGTACAACATCAGCACGAACATGTTGGCCACGATTTTGTGCGACACGAGCTGTGGAACGGAAGTGATTTCCGTCCCGCCAGATGTGGCCGTCGCTTCGGGGCAGGGATCCCGTTCGTGGCATCTGTGTTCAACGTGCGAGGCGGTGGCCCCGCCCCGCTCTTGGCACTGTAATGCGTGCAGGACGTGCGTACTTAAAAGAGACCACCACTGTGTGTTCACGGGATGCTGCATTGGGCACAAGAACCACCGATTCTTCATCATGTTTGTCTTTCACCTGTTTGTGGCCACACTGTACTCAAGTGCCCTCAACAACTACTTTATCTGGTACATTCACGGAGAGGAGTTCCGCAATTGGACGTCCTTTATCAAGATGGTATTTCCGCTGGCCATGCTCGTAATCGACGCCTCCACCAAGCAATACTACCTAGTCATCTATCTTATCAACATGATCGGAATGCTGTTCACCGGAGTGCTGCTCATCTACCACGGCAGGCTGATCCTCTCCGGAAGTGTGGTCCACGAACAAAACGGGCGAGACTTTGACCTTGGCCGGATGGAAAATCTACGAATGGTTCTGGGCGAGCGGTGGCATCTGGCGTGGCTGTCGCCATTTGTTCGAAGCGATCTGCCTCATAACGGGGTCGATTGGGATCGGGTACAGCGGGAGGCGGCCAAAAGTAAATGA